One segment of Cutaneotrichosporon cavernicola HIS019 DNA, chromosome: 4 DNA contains the following:
- the PMC1 gene encoding uncharacterized protein (This magnesium-dependent enzyme catalyzes the hydrolysis of ATP coupled with the transport of calcium) has product MPPNPPPVIVTTDLDGPQPPSDAGTPGTPQRHRRSASQASDPTHLSPIGAHPAAALTPPSPTLTANSTSSVKVNDETGSPTSDGLEPISEHQRSVSNSTWSTNTEKPSFSPATTKLEDEAEDDKKKGKKNKAPPPMSHPDPENDTTDPTPFAEKPTRLAMLVDPKSLDDLEKIGGVDGLLNGLGVDPNVGLCTDGSNAGAPRSSSDMPGQGAQWRTSMEDRRRIYGPNDLPHRPSKTLLQLMWMAFKDKVIILLSVVAVISLALGLYSDLGGSHELVYSDDCPQGCYPPRVDWVEGVAIIVAVLIVVLVGSINDWQKERQFKELNDKREDRSMKVIRNGQEQVINVRDVVVGDIALVEPGEVVPVDGVFLRGHGVRCDESGATGESDAIKKSTYDECVAEKNNLAPGARGKLDCFVISGAKVLEGVGSYVVIAVGTTSFNGRIMMSMRTESEETPLQIKLNYLAELIAICGGAAGLILFGSLMIRFFVQLGTKPRDFWGTERDNLAQKKAQSFVEILIISITLVVVAVPEGLPLAVTLALAFATKRMTAQNLLVRVLGSCETMGHATVICTDKTGTLTQNVMTVVAGSLGVHGKFVRNLEDNQERSIAGLSEADRDDFGFDMEEMNGIASPELQTLFNEAICINSTAFEDTNPEGVKEFVGSKTETALLRFAQDLGWADYKDTRDHAGVVQMIPFSSELKAMGVVIKTPEGKYRIYVKGASEVLTKKCTSYVNVRAQPTPGVSVLPYDDAAAQNIAKTIIFYADQTLRTLALCYRDFEQWPPVGAEGMGPEDVPFELTSCNLTLIGVVGIEDPLRPGVQQAVAECQGASVAVKMCTGDNVLTARSISRQCGIFTPGGIIMEGPVFRKLSDADRLEVVPRLQILARSSPEDKKLLVKTLKSMGEVVGVTGDGTNDGPALKLANVGFAMGIAGTEVAKEASDIILMDDSFANIVVAIMWGRCVNDAVRKFLQFQISVNITAVVITFVSAVSSEEKRSVLTAVQLLWVNLIMDTFAALALATDPATHDSLKRKPDRKDAPLISVDMWKMIIAQASYQIAVCLILFFVGGKILNLPLTINGERSHHNEAELRSLVFNCFVFCQIFNQLNCRVLDRKYNVFKGFFRNIYFMAIMAIMIGGQILIVFVGGAAFQVQRLNGRDWGISLVVGFLSIPLGALVRTIPTAPIERLLVKWKLFPDPDQLPLVKPDEGEDEDDIKDAFIYNPALEKVKDNLSTYARFRGGRLSASSIVQRARHSALRKADIQLPSLLTMVPTLVGGSVGAGGTWVTMTQGHPSALANPTAHEASQSTTELYAGRVQLHPDTDPNDPMYAKFGLTPPARGEKA; this is encoded by the exons ATGCCACCCAATCCTCCCCCGGTCATCGTCACgaccgacctcgacggTCCTCAGCCCCCTTCCGATGCTGGCACGCCTGGGACGCCCCAGCGTCATCGTCGCTCCGCTTCGCAAGCCAGCGACCCGACCCACCTCTCCCCCATCGGTGCTCACCCGGCAGCGGCTCTGACGCCTCCCTCACCAACGCTCACCGCgaactcgacctcgtctgTCAAAGTTAATGACGAGACCGGGAGCCCCACGagcgacggcctcgagccCATAAGCGAACATCAGCGTAGTGTCTCCAACAGCACTTGGTCCACCAATACCGAAAAGCCCAGCTTCTCGCCAGCGACCACCAAGTTGGAGGACGAAGCTGAGGacgacaagaagaagggcaagaagaacAAAGCCCCTCCCCCCATGTCGCACCCCGACCCGGAAAACGACACGACCGACCCAACGCCCTTTGCCGAGAAGCCGACGCGCCTCGCCATGCTCGTCGACCCCAAATCGCTCGATGATCTGGAGAAGATTGGCGGCGTTGACGGTCTCCTAAATGGACTTGGCGTAGACCCGAACGTGGGTCTGTGCACTGATGGGTCCAACGCAGGTGCTCCCCGCAGCTCGTCGGACATGCCAGGTCAGGGAGCGCAGTGGCGCACCTCGATGGAggaccgccgccgcatTTACGGCCCAAACGACCTCCCCCACCGCCCGTCCAAGACGCTCCTGCAGCTCATGTGGATGGCGTTCAAGGACAAGGTTATC ATTCTTCTTTCGGTTGTTGCGGTCATTTCGCTTGCTCTTGGTCTCTACAGCGATCTCGGCGGCTCCCACGAGCTCGTCTACTCTGATGACTGTCCCCAGGGTTGCTATCCGCCCAGGGTCGACTGGGTCGAGGGTGTCGCGATTATCGTCGCTGTCCTCATtgttgtcctcgtcggttCCATCAACGATTGGCAGAAGGAGCGCCAGTTCAAGGAACTTAACGACAAGCGTGAGGACCGGTCCATGAAGGTGATCCGCAACGGCCAGGAGCAGGTCATCAACGTCCGTGAcgttgttgttggtgaCATTGCCCTCGTTGAGCCCGGAGAGGTGGTCCCAGTCGACGGTGTCTTCCTGCGCGGCCACGGTGTTCGTTGCGACGAGTCGGGTGCTACCGGCGAGTCGGACGCAATCAAGAAGTCCACCTATGACGAGTGCGTCGCCGAGAAAAACAACCTCGCTCCTGGAGCCCGTGGCAAGCTCGACTGCTTTGTTATTTCCGGCgccaaggtcctcgagggcgtcggATCGTACGTTGTCATCGCTGTCGGCACCACGTCTTTCAACGGCCGCATCATGATGTCCATGCGTACCGAAAGCGAGGAGACGCCACTCCAGATCAAGCTTAACTatctcgccgagctgaTCGCCATTTGCGGTGGTGCCGCCGGCCTTATCCTGTTCGGCTCACTCATGATCCGCTTCTTCGTCCAACTTGGCACAAAGCCTCGCGATTTCTGGGGTACCGAAAGGGACAACCTCGCGCAGAAGAAGGCCCAGTCGTTTGTCGAGATTCTCATTATCTCGATCACTCTCGTTGTCGTGGCCGTGCCCGAGGGTCTTCCTCTCGccgtcaccctcgcccTGGCCTTTGCCACCAAGCGCATGACCGCGCAGAACCTGCTCGTCCGTGTTCTCGGTTCGTGCGAGACCATGGGCCACGCCACTGTCATCTGCACGGACAAGACTGGTACTCTCACCCAGAACGTCATGaccgtcgtcgccggcTCGCTCGGCGTCCACGGCAAGTTTGTTCGcaacctcgaggacaaccAGGAGCGCTCGATCGCGGGCCTTAGTGAGgccgaccgcgacgacTTTGGCTTCgacatggaggagatgaacgGCATCGCATCGCCGGAGCTGCAGACTCTGTTCAACGAGGCCATCTGCATCAACTCGACCGCATTTGAGGACACGAACCCCGAGGGTGTCAAGGAGTTTGTTGGTTCCAAGACCGAGACTGCTCTTCTTCGTTTCGCACAGGATCTCGGCTGGGCAGACTACAAGGACACACGTGACCACGCCGGGGTCGTCCAGATGATCCCGTTCTCGtccgagctcaaggccatGGGCGTCGTGATCAAGACCCCTGAGGGCAAGTACCGCATCTACGTCAAGGGTGCCTCCGAGGTCCTCACCAAGAAGTGCACTTCCTATGTCAACGTCCGGGCGCAGCCCACCCCCGGTGTCTCGGTCCTTCCTTACGACGACGCAGCTGCCCAGAACATCGCCAAGACCATTATCTTCTACGCCGACCAGACTCTCCGCACGCTCGCTCTCTGCTACCGCGACTTCGAGCAGTGGCCGCCCGTAGGCGCCGAGGGCATGGGCCCGGAGGACGTACCCTTCGAGCTCACCTCGTGCAATCTCACCCTCATCGGTGTCGTCGGTATCGAGGACCCTCTGCGTCCCGGTGTCCAGCAGGCCGTTGCCGAGTGCCAGGGCGCCTCCGTTGCTGTCAAAATGTGCACTGGTGACAACGTCCTTACTGCCCGTTCCATCTCCCGCCAGTGTGGCATCTTCACGCCCGGTGGTATCATCATGGAGGGTCCTGTCTTCCGCAAGCTCTCGGACGccgaccgcctcgaggttgtCCCTCGCCTCCAGATTCTCGCGCGTTCGTCTCCAGAGGACAAGAAGCTCTTGGTTAAGACGCTCAAGTCGATGGGCGAGGTAGTCGGTGTCACTGGTGATGGTACCAACGACGGCCCTGctctcaagctcgccaacgtcgGTTTCGCCATGGGCATTGCCGGTaccgaggtcgccaaggaggcctCGGACATTATCCTCATGGACGACTCGTTCGCCAACAttgtcgtcgccatcatgTGGGGCCGCTGTGTCAACGACGCTGTCCGCAAGTTCCTCCAGTTCCAGATCTCGGTCAACATTACCGCAGTCGTTATCACATTCGTTTCGGCGGTCTCGtccgaggagaagcgctCGGTCCTCACTGCCGTCCAGCTTCTCTGGGTCAACCTCATCATGGACACCTTCGCTgctcttgcccttgccacCGACCCTGCCACTCACGACTCCCTCAAGCGCAAGCCGGACCGCAAGGACGCCCCGCTCATCTCCGTCGACATGTGGAAGATGATCATCGCGCAGGCTTCGTACCAGATTGCCGTCTgtctcatcctcttcttcgtcgGTGGCAAGATTCTCAATCTGCCCCTCACGATCAACGGCGAGCGTAGCCACCAcaacgaggccgagctccgTTCGCTGGTTTTCAACTGCTTCGTCTTCTGCCAGATCTTTAACCAGCTCAACTGCCGTGTCCTTGACCGCAAGTACAACGTCTTCAAGGGCTTCTTCCGCAACATCTACTTCATGGCTATCATGGCCATTATGATTGGCGGCCAGATCCTCATCGTCTTCGTCGGTGGTGCTGCCTTCCAGGTCCAGCGTCTTAACGGCCGTGACTGGGGCATctccctcgtcgtcggcttTTTGTCCATCCCGCTGGGCGCCCTCGTCCGCACCATCCCGACGGCCCCTATCGAGCGTCTCCTAGTCAAGTGGAAGCTCTTCCCCGACCCCGACCAGCTCCCACTCGTCAAGCCtgatgagggcgaggacgaggatgacatTAAGGACGCCTTCATCTACAACCCGGCCCTCgagaaggtcaaggacaaCCTTTCAACGTACGCGCGTTtccgcggcggccgcctcaGCGCCTCTTCGATCGTCCAGCGTGCCCGCCATTCCGCACTTCGCAAGGCCGACATCCAGCTCCCCTCGCTCCTCACCATGGTACCTACTCTCGTCGGTGGTTCGGTGGGTGCGGGCGGCACCTGGGTCACGATGACCCAGGGCCACCCCTCGGCTctcgccaaccccaccgCCCACGAGGCGAGCCAGTCCACGACCGAGCTGTACGCTGGAAGAGTCCAGCTCCACCCGGACACGGACCCCAACGACCCCATGTACGCCAAGTTTGGCCTCACACCACCCGCAAGAGGCGAGAAGGCGTAG
- a CDS encoding uncharacterized protein (sequence-specific DNA binding), protein MSRYNSHRPSHVMASDDEGDELSPWPFPISSPSPQAATTILSTRTLRSHRTRAQSKPQVPQVKAQVTQPQPAASARGPKRSRPTPRRANKHASETTNPAATTDTRSRRSKRPRTPTPLEENSEDDEGERERERDHEAEEPRPLSRHRSRSRSLSVIPTVDMPPLTHPAPDDSAVRALGLLQSSRPGAAALSLNRDHLIRMREGHFARARPTRKKDKNRDWKNLTMSEAAWTRLEEIGCVTKGRSWTAHEGYDDDGNPVKPDLPYVILTKLVIASSPRKMLTLNQNSIRHNLSMNPAFVNVERPLSEGGLGTGKGGYWKVSEDTTTSHRGRGKKPRLEAPADGRIAVDLRSPAGLPTGNGPLLETYPPRPLVHMQASFGPYPGSAHLSPVAYAPPTITDRSSVYSHGRQHYPEHGDSNAAFATINNDSRVFLSPLAEPGRNTTHDKP, encoded by the exons ATGTCACGCTACAATTCCCATAGACCCAGCCACGTCATGGcctccgacgacgagggcgatgagCTCTCGCCCTGGCCCTTCCCTATCTCATCACCTTCGCCTCAGGCCGCAACCACGATACTCTCCACGCGCACCCTGCGCTCGCACCGGACCCGGGCCCAGAGCAAGCCACAGGTCCCACAAGTCAAAGCGCAAGTcacccagccccagccgGCGGCATCAGCCAGGGGGCCCAagcgctcaaggccgacgccACGCAGGGCAAACAAGCATGCATCAGAGACGACCAACCCCGCAGCTACAACAGACACCCGAAGCCGCCGGAGCAAGCGCCCTCGCACCCCTACCCCTCTGGAGGAGAACTctgaggatgatgagggcgagcgagagcgagagcgggATCACGAAGCTGAAGAACCTCGCCCCCTTTCTCGCCACCGCTCTAGGTCGCGTTCTCTCTCCGTCATCCCTACCGTCGACATGCCGCCTCTCACGCACCCGGCCCCGGATGATTCTGCCGTTCGCGCTCTCGGTCTTCTACAGTCGTCACGCCCCGGTGCTGCTGCCCTCTCGCTCAACCGTGACCATCTGATCCGCATGCGCGAGGGGCACTTTGCCCGCGCACGGCCCACCCggaagaaggacaagaacCGTGACTGGAAGAATCTTACCATGTCCGAAGCTGCGTGGACGCGCCTAGAGGAGATAGGTTGTGTGACCAAGGGTCGCTCCTGGACGGCACATGAAGgctacgacgacgatggaAACC CCGTCAAGCCGGACCTTCCTTATGTCATATTGACCAAGCTCGTTATCGCGTCTTCACCCCGCAAAATGCTCACTCTCAACCAG AACTCTATCCGACACAATCTCTCCATGAACCCGGCCTTTGTCAACGTCGAACGCCCCCTAAGCGAAGGAGGTTTGGGAACTGGCAAGGGTGGCTACTGGAAGGTATCAGAGGAC ACCACGACGTCTCACCGCGGGCGAGGCAAGAAGCCCCGTTTAGAGGCGCCTGCGGATGGACGCATAGCCGTTGACCTGCGCAGCCCAGCGGGTCTTCCCACAGGCAACGGACCACTGTTGGAAACGTATCCACCGCGTCCCCTGGTCCACATGCAGGCGTCATTCGGCCCTTACCCAGGCTCCGCGCATCTGTCTCCCGTCGCCTACGCCCCACCGACCATCACAGACCGCTCCTCAGTGTATTCACACGGCAGACAGCATTACCCGGAGCACGGCGACAGCAACGCGGCATTCGCAACCATCAACA ACGATTCCAGAGTCTTCCTCTCTccgctcgccgagcccgGACGCAACACAACGCACGACAAGCCTTGA